Proteins encoded in a region of the Methanobrevibacter millerae genome:
- the map gene encoding type II methionyl aminopeptidase — MIDSYIKAGKIVSKIRTDASKMIKEGCLVLDLVEYVESEILKQDAEIAFPCNVSINEVAAHYTSPANDKTVIHAGDLVKLDLGAMVNGCIADSAVTVMAEGNIDERFTQDQINENQELIEASAAGLEAAIATVRAGVELNKIGAAVHEAISDFDFNPIFNLMGHSLEQYNLHAGISVPNYDNNDTFKLDEGQAVAIEPFATTGIGHVNDAPGHYIYSYMANKPFRMKSTQKVLTYIQNNNQYVPFSGRWITDKFGERRGGIALKQLSDAMAIYPYAPLKEKQGCFVSQKEHTLIVEKEGCTVTTL, encoded by the coding sequence ATGATTGATTCTTATATAAAAGCTGGAAAAATTGTTTCAAAAATAAGAACTGATGCATCAAAAATGATTAAAGAAGGATGCTTGGTTTTAGATTTAGTTGAATATGTTGAAAGCGAAATATTAAAGCAAGACGCAGAAATAGCATTCCCATGTAATGTATCAATTAATGAAGTAGCAGCACACTATACTTCCCCAGCAAATGATAAAACCGTTATTCATGCAGGAGATTTGGTTAAACTGGATTTAGGTGCTATGGTCAATGGATGCATAGCAGACTCTGCAGTAACTGTAATGGCTGAAGGAAATATTGATGAAAGATTTACACAAGACCAGATTAATGAAAACCAGGAACTTATTGAAGCTTCAGCAGCAGGTCTTGAAGCAGCAATCGCAACAGTCCGAGCGGGAGTAGAACTGAATAAGATTGGAGCTGCAGTTCACGAAGCAATAAGCGATTTTGATTTTAATCCTATTTTTAACCTAATGGGACATAGTCTAGAGCAATATAATTTACATGCAGGTATTTCCGTGCCGAATTATGACAATAACGATACATTCAAATTGGACGAAGGTCAGGCAGTAGCTATCGAACCATTTGCAACAACAGGCATAGGTCATGTTAATGATGCTCCAGGACATTACATTTACTCATATATGGCAAACAAGCCATTCAGGATGAAATCCACACAAAAAGTATTAACCTATATCCAAAACAACAACCAATACGTTCCGTTTTCAGGCAGATGGATTACAGACAAGTTCGGCGAAAGACGTGGCGGAATTGCATTGAAACAGCTTTCAGACGCAATGGCAATTTATCCATATGCACCACTTAAGGAAAAACAGGGCTGCTTTGTTTCACAAAAGGAACACACATTGATTGTAGAAAAAGAAGGCTGTACTGTTACAACATTATAG